One part of the Streptomyces sp. NBC_00286 genome encodes these proteins:
- a CDS encoding PhzF family phenazine biosynthesis isomerase, which produces MRPDTSTDVLRYSAFTPERSGADGGNPAGIVLDAAGLDPDRMLAIAAEVGYSETAFVTARDDAGRRFRVRYFSPLVEVPFCGHATVATAVALAEREGPGEFVFDTPAGEIPVSTTADPDGTVRATLTSVPTRSRPATPDETATALAALRWAEADLDPELPPHVAFGGAEHLVLAVASRARLADLSYDFDGLAEVMRQHGWTTLQLVWRAADDLFHARDPFPVGGVVEDPATGAAAAAFGGYLRTLGLVREPMTLTVRQGEDMGRPSELLVDVDPTDPRVRVTGRARPIGDPH; this is translated from the coding sequence ATGAGACCTGATACCAGCACCGATGTCCTGCGCTACTCCGCCTTCACCCCGGAAAGGTCCGGCGCTGACGGCGGCAATCCCGCCGGGATCGTTCTGGACGCCGCCGGGCTCGACCCCGACCGGATGCTGGCCATAGCCGCCGAGGTCGGTTACTCGGAGACGGCGTTCGTCACGGCGCGGGACGATGCCGGTCGCCGCTTCCGGGTGCGGTACTTCAGCCCTCTCGTCGAGGTTCCGTTCTGCGGGCACGCCACCGTGGCGACGGCCGTGGCGCTCGCCGAGCGGGAGGGGCCCGGGGAGTTCGTCTTCGACACCCCGGCCGGAGAGATCCCGGTCTCCACGACCGCCGACCCCGACGGGACCGTGCGCGCCACCCTCACCAGTGTTCCCACCCGCTCCCGCCCGGCCACCCCGGACGAGACGGCCACGGCGCTTGCCGCACTGCGCTGGGCCGAGGCCGACCTGGACCCCGAACTGCCGCCGCACGTCGCCTTCGGCGGAGCCGAGCACCTCGTCCTCGCCGTCGCCTCCCGCGCCCGGCTGGCGGATCTCTCGTACGACTTCGACGGCCTCGCCGAGGTGATGCGGCAGCACGGCTGGACCACGCTCCAACTGGTCTGGCGCGCGGCGGACGACCTCTTCCACGCCCGCGACCCGTTCCCGGTCGGGGGCGTGGTGGAGGACCCCGCGACGGGAGCGGCGGCCGCCGCCTTCGGCGGGTATCTGCGCACCCTCGGCCTGGTCCGCGAGCCCATGACCCTCACGGTCCGCCAGGGCGAGGACATGGGGCGCCCCAGCGAGCTCCTCGTGGACGTCGACCCGACGGATCCACGGGTACGGGTCACCGGCCGGGCGCGCCCGATCGGTGACCCGCACTAG
- a CDS encoding roadblock/LC7 domain-containing protein: MTRPIPATHSQLDQLLTGLVDRVAEVNHAVVLSDDGLVVSRSTAFLRDDAERLAATASGLVSLSKGVSMDFRGGPVRQALIEMRNGYLIITAAGTGAHLAVLTHQGADVGVVAYQMNLLVKKIGEHLSAAPRGPVAADRGE, encoded by the coding sequence ATGACACGCCCCATCCCCGCCACGCACAGCCAGCTCGACCAGCTGCTCACCGGACTGGTGGACCGGGTCGCAGAGGTGAACCACGCCGTAGTGCTCTCCGACGACGGACTGGTCGTCAGCCGGTCCACGGCGTTCCTGCGCGACGACGCCGAGCGGCTGGCGGCGACCGCCTCCGGCCTGGTGAGCCTCAGCAAGGGCGTCAGCATGGACTTCCGCGGCGGCCCCGTACGCCAGGCGCTCATCGAGATGCGCAACGGCTACCTGATCATCACCGCCGCCGGAACCGGCGCCCATCTCGCCGTGCTCACCCACCAGGGCGCGGACGTCGGCGTGGTGGCGTACCAGATGAACCTGCTCGTGAAGAAGATCGGCGAGCACCTGAGTGCGGCGCCGCGGGGCCCGGTCGCCGCCGACCGCGGCGAGTGA
- a CDS encoding DUF742 domain-containing protein yields MSGGEAAGRLVRPFALTGGRTSPDRTDFSLITTVSAVDPPPAWAARTQPEHTRILRLCAEPIAVAELAAHLDLPVSVVSIMLCDLLAAGRITVHPPCPASGTLDRDLLQKVRDGLGRL; encoded by the coding sequence GTGAGCGGAGGCGAGGCGGCCGGCCGTCTCGTACGGCCGTTCGCGCTGACCGGCGGCCGGACCAGCCCCGACCGCACTGACTTCTCCCTCATCACGACGGTGTCCGCGGTGGACCCGCCGCCCGCCTGGGCCGCCCGGACGCAGCCGGAGCACACCCGGATCCTGCGGCTGTGCGCCGAGCCGATCGCCGTCGCCGAGCTTGCGGCGCATCTCGACCTGCCGGTGAGCGTGGTCTCCATCATGCTCTGCGATCTGCTGGCGGCGGGCCGGATCACCGTCCATCCGCCCTGTCCCGCCTCCGGGACCCTGGACCGGGACCTGCTGCAGAAAGTGAGGGACGGCCTTGGCCGGCTCTGA
- a CDS encoding GTP-binding protein yields the protein MAGSDAPVNGTPAPRTSRAAVQGASAPDTVKILIAGGFGVGKTTMVGSVSEIVPLRTEERLTSASLGVDDLQGLAGKTATTVALDFGRITMGRDLVLYLFGTPGQQRFWFMWNDLAIGALGAVVLLDVRRPESSFAAIDFFERRGIPFVVGVNGFYGKHPYTPEEIRDSLALPEGTQVLLCDARERESSRDVLIALLDQLIAASAKTSAS from the coding sequence TTGGCCGGCTCTGACGCACCCGTCAACGGGACTCCAGCACCTCGGACTTCGCGGGCCGCGGTCCAGGGGGCCTCGGCACCGGACACGGTCAAGATCCTGATCGCCGGCGGCTTCGGGGTCGGGAAGACCACCATGGTCGGCTCGGTCAGCGAGATCGTCCCGCTGCGCACCGAGGAGCGACTGACCTCGGCCAGTCTGGGCGTCGACGACCTTCAGGGCCTCGCCGGGAAGACGGCCACCACCGTGGCGCTGGACTTCGGCCGGATCACCATGGGCCGGGATCTGGTGCTGTATCTCTTCGGTACGCCCGGACAGCAGCGGTTCTGGTTCATGTGGAACGACCTCGCCATCGGCGCACTGGGGGCCGTGGTCCTCCTCGACGTCCGCAGACCCGAGTCCAGCTTCGCCGCGATCGACTTCTTCGAGCGGCGGGGCATCCCCTTCGTCGTCGGCGTCAACGGCTTCTACGGGAAGCATCCGTACACGCCCGAGGAGATCCGGGACTCCCTGGCGCTGCCGGAGGGCACCCAGGTGCTGCTCTGCGACGCCCGCGAGCGCGAGTCATCCCGGGATGTACTGATCGCTCTGCTGGACCAGTTGATAGCGGCTTCGGCGAAGACCTCGGCGTCGTAA
- a CDS encoding lysylphosphatidylglycerol synthase transmembrane domain-containing protein, with translation MSLLPLDKLPGPLPATTPGPDPAPTHSPTHSPSYSRHSLRALSLLPLLLVAVWAAFDWRTVSDGAVQLASADPLWLLSAFFFMCMGWVAAACVRQGAVPERLPPGLLLASQVAAGTANHVLPASIGAHAVTLRFLQRQGISLTRGTASLALYSLVKPLAKTVVLLVFLLAFPGVLGLAELVPDERTLHLIAGSAGLALAVAALLLKFVHPLRRPILNFVRTALTDARILHTRPSRVLALWGGAAATPLLQASVIASVGFALGLPLSWAQVTFALLVASTAAGAVPAPGGIGPIDAALIFTMVLFGAPMSLATATIIGYRVLTIWVPLLPGMLVLSWLVQRKVL, from the coding sequence GTGTCCTTGCTCCCGCTCGACAAACTCCCCGGGCCGCTCCCCGCCACCACCCCCGGCCCCGACCCCGCCCCCACCCACTCCCCCACCCACTCCCCCTCCTACAGCCGCCACTCCCTACGGGCGCTGAGCCTGCTCCCCCTGCTGCTGGTCGCGGTCTGGGCGGCGTTCGACTGGCGAACCGTGTCCGACGGCGCCGTCCAGCTGGCCTCCGCCGACCCCTTGTGGCTGCTGTCCGCGTTCTTCTTCATGTGCATGGGCTGGGTGGCGGCCGCCTGCGTCCGGCAGGGCGCCGTGCCCGAACGGCTCCCACCGGGGCTGCTGCTCGCCTCCCAGGTCGCCGCCGGCACCGCGAACCACGTACTCCCGGCGAGCATCGGCGCCCATGCCGTCACCCTTCGCTTCCTCCAGCGGCAGGGCATTTCCCTCACCAGGGGCACCGCCTCGCTCGCGCTGTACTCGCTGGTCAAACCGCTGGCGAAGACGGTGGTACTACTCGTCTTCCTCCTGGCTTTCCCGGGGGTGCTGGGGCTCGCTGAACTCGTGCCGGACGAGCGGACGTTGCACCTGATCGCCGGGAGCGCGGGCCTCGCTCTGGCCGTGGCCGCGCTGCTCCTGAAGTTCGTACACCCGCTGCGTCGCCCGATTCTCAACTTCGTACGCACCGCCCTGACCGACGCACGGATCCTGCACACCCGGCCCAGCCGCGTCCTCGCGCTCTGGGGCGGAGCCGCCGCCACCCCGCTGCTCCAGGCCAGTGTGATCGCCTCGGTCGGCTTCGCGCTGGGCCTGCCGCTGAGCTGGGCGCAGGTGACGTTCGCGCTCCTCGTCGCCAGCACGGCGGCCGGGGCTGTACCCGCACCGGGCGGCATCGGCCCCATCGACGCGGCCCTGATCTTCACCATGGTCCTCTTCGGCGCCCCCATGAGCCTGGCCACGGCGACGATCATCGGCTACCGGGTTCTGACGATCTGGGTGCCGCTGCTGCCGGGGATGCTGGTGCTCTCGTGGCTGGTGCAGCGCAAGGTGCTGTAA
- a CDS encoding WD40/YVTN/BNR-like repeat-containing protein, whose translation MVDPKNPHRVWTTHSGYRSGSPLPHVYGSTDGGKHWRNLSGNLPAAPVNDLVVARGGSLYAATDQGVFTSITGGNRWLRLGRGMPQVPVDDIEYDPDHRRLLAATFGRGFYELTTP comes from the coding sequence GTGGTCGACCCGAAGAACCCCCACCGCGTCTGGACCACGCACTCCGGCTACCGCTCCGGCTCCCCACTCCCTCACGTGTACGGCAGCACCGACGGCGGCAAACACTGGCGGAACCTGTCGGGCAACCTCCCGGCGGCGCCCGTCAACGACCTGGTCGTGGCGCGAGGCGGCAGCCTCTACGCGGCAACCGACCAGGGCGTGTTCACCAGCATCACGGGCGGCAACCGCTGGCTGCGCCTCGGCCGCGGCATGCCTCAGGTACCGGTCGACGACATCGAGTACGACCCGGACCACCGCCGCCTGCTGGCCGCGACGTTCGGCAGGGGCTTCTACGAACTGACCACGCCCTGA
- a CDS encoding TetR/AcrR family transcriptional regulator, whose translation MGATAESARRPGRPGAHTPAVPEEQSILRRGLEAFAELGYDHASARELARRLGVSHNFINDRYGSKAAFWRAVVDAALGAQVAKLPQPDPALDEAEQLRQMVTGFYLTAANDPLVGRLFVNEFTLDTERLDYLYENYLGPILQTLVSVIDKLVAAGRMTPVPIDVLFFAVIPPVSGMVETPLARRMGRPDPESPQQLTATAEALANLVVNGLLATGSGTGR comes from the coding sequence GTGGGAGCAACAGCCGAATCCGCTCGACGGCCGGGCCGCCCCGGCGCGCACACACCCGCAGTGCCCGAGGAGCAGAGCATCCTGCGACGAGGGCTGGAGGCCTTCGCCGAGCTGGGCTACGACCATGCCTCCGCACGCGAACTGGCCCGCCGCCTGGGCGTCAGCCACAACTTCATCAACGACCGGTACGGATCCAAGGCCGCGTTCTGGCGCGCGGTGGTGGACGCCGCCCTCGGGGCACAGGTGGCGAAACTGCCCCAGCCGGACCCCGCGCTCGACGAAGCCGAGCAGCTGCGGCAGATGGTCACCGGCTTCTACCTGACGGCGGCGAACGATCCGCTGGTCGGGCGGCTCTTCGTCAACGAGTTCACTCTCGACACCGAGCGGCTGGACTACCTGTACGAGAACTACCTCGGCCCGATACTGCAGACGCTGGTGTCCGTCATCGACAAGCTCGTGGCCGCCGGACGTATGACGCCCGTCCCGATCGACGTGCTGTTCTTCGCCGTCATCCCTCCCGTCTCGGGAATGGTGGAGACGCCTCTGGCCCGGCGCATGGGCAGGCCCGACCCCGAATCACCGCAGCAACTCACGGCCACGGCAGAGGCGTTGGCGAATCTGGTGGTCAACGGACTGCTCGCGACCGGTTCGGGGACCGGCCGCTGA
- a CDS encoding MFS transporter: protein MPKTSEDTAGTATVSPLPTADTPPRHRWWILAVIGIAQLMVVLDATIVNIALPSAQKDLGFSDGDRQWVVTAYALAFGSLLLLGGRIADLFGRKMTFLVGLVGFAGASALGGAAGSFEVLIAARAGQGVFGALLAPAALSLLTTTFTDAKERAKAFGVYGAIAGAGGAIGLLLGGLLTEYLDWRWTMYVNLVFAAVAFVGGALLLQRTTRDKTATIDIPGAILVGGGLFCIVYGFANAESHDWSSVQTWGYLLAGAVLLAAFTWWQTRSSHPLLPLRVLLDRNRGASFIAILITGAGMFGVFLFLTYYLQQSLGYTPVKTGLAFLPMTAALMLAATLASTVLIPRIGPKTIVPLGMGTAAAGMIWLTGLDMSSSYATGILPPLIVAGLGLGMVMAPAMSLAVEGVAAEDSGVASAAVNTMQQVGGSLGTALLNTLFSGAVTDYLDGKNPKDPAVLAQAGLEGYSTAYWWSAVFFIAGLVISVILYRRGVPSTDPDAAPVVHM from the coding sequence ATGCCCAAGACCTCCGAGGACACGGCCGGTACGGCCACCGTGTCCCCGCTCCCCACCGCCGACACACCGCCCCGTCACCGCTGGTGGATCCTCGCCGTCATCGGCATCGCCCAGCTGATGGTGGTCCTGGACGCGACGATCGTGAACATCGCCCTGCCCTCCGCGCAGAAGGACCTGGGCTTCTCCGACGGCGACCGGCAGTGGGTGGTCACCGCCTACGCGCTCGCCTTCGGCAGCCTGCTCCTGCTCGGCGGACGTATAGCCGACCTGTTCGGCCGAAAGATGACGTTCCTGGTCGGCCTTGTCGGCTTCGCCGGTGCCTCCGCCCTGGGCGGCGCCGCGGGCAGCTTCGAGGTGCTCATCGCCGCGCGGGCCGGACAGGGCGTGTTCGGCGCGCTACTCGCTCCGGCGGCCCTGTCCCTACTGACGACGACCTTCACCGACGCCAAGGAACGCGCCAAGGCCTTCGGTGTCTACGGCGCCATCGCCGGGGCCGGCGGCGCGATCGGGCTTTTGCTCGGCGGCCTGCTCACGGAGTACCTCGACTGGCGCTGGACGATGTACGTCAACCTCGTCTTCGCCGCGGTCGCCTTCGTCGGCGGCGCCCTCCTGCTGCAGCGCACCACCCGCGACAAGACCGCCACCATCGACATCCCCGGCGCGATCCTCGTCGGCGGCGGACTGTTCTGCATCGTGTACGGCTTCGCCAACGCCGAAAGCCACGACTGGAGCTCCGTGCAGACCTGGGGCTACCTGCTCGCCGGCGCCGTACTGCTCGCCGCCTTCACCTGGTGGCAGACCCGCTCCAGCCACCCCCTGCTGCCCCTGCGCGTCCTGCTCGACCGCAACCGCGGCGCCTCCTTCATCGCCATCCTGATCACCGGCGCCGGCATGTTCGGGGTCTTCCTCTTCCTCACCTACTACCTGCAGCAGAGCCTGGGCTACACGCCCGTAAAGACCGGCCTGGCCTTCCTGCCGATGACCGCCGCGCTCATGCTCGCCGCCACCCTCGCCTCCACCGTGCTCATCCCCCGTATCGGCCCCAAGACGATCGTGCCGCTCGGCATGGGCACCGCGGCCGCCGGCATGATCTGGCTGACCGGCCTCGACATGAGCAGCTCGTACGCCACCGGCATCCTGCCCCCGCTGATCGTGGCGGGACTCGGCCTCGGCATGGTGATGGCCCCCGCCATGAGCCTGGCCGTCGAGGGCGTGGCCGCCGAGGACTCCGGGGTCGCCTCCGCCGCCGTCAACACCATGCAGCAGGTCGGCGGCTCGCTGGGCACGGCCCTGCTCAACACCCTCTTCTCCGGCGCCGTCACCGACTACCTGGACGGCAAGAACCCCAAGGACCCCGCCGTCCTCGCCCAGGCCGGGCTGGAGGGCTACTCCACCGCGTACTGGTGGTCGGCCGTCTTCTTCATCGCCGGCCTGGTCATCAGCGTGATCCTCTACCGGCGCGGCGTACCGTCCACCGACCCGGACGCGGCGCCCGTGGTGCACATGTGA
- a CDS encoding fatty acid desaturase family protein, with protein MATDISARSTDPADYAATTEPPPGSRGSDYAVLSREVKQRGLLKRRPGYYSVKIGANLLLLAAGWTAFALIGESWWQLLTAAFLAVMFTQTGFIGHDAGHHQISGSKRVNNLLGRVHADLLIGLSYGWWISKHNRHHSHPNHVDRDPDIEDGAIAFTEDQARVRSGAYAWLARHQAWLFFPMLLLEGLALHVAGVRALLERTGARTTRRTKLAEAGLLTAHLGGYLGAVFWVLPPLQAVCFVAVHQGLFGLYMGCSFAPNHKGMPLFAKDDKIDFLRRQVLTSRNIRGRRLTDFMLGGLNYQIEHHLFPSMPRPSLRHAQELVRSFCARHGIAYHETGLFDSYAQVLRHLHTVAGPLRLRPELEY; from the coding sequence GTGGCCACTGACATCAGCGCCCGGAGTACTGATCCGGCGGACTACGCCGCGACGACCGAGCCGCCGCCCGGCAGCCGGGGCAGCGACTACGCCGTGCTCTCCCGAGAGGTGAAGCAGCGCGGGCTGCTGAAGCGGCGACCCGGCTACTACTCCGTCAAGATCGGGGCGAACCTGCTTCTGCTGGCCGCCGGATGGACCGCGTTCGCCCTGATCGGAGAGTCGTGGTGGCAGCTGCTGACCGCCGCCTTCCTCGCGGTGATGTTCACCCAGACCGGGTTCATCGGGCACGACGCCGGCCATCACCAGATCTCCGGCTCCAAGCGCGTCAACAACCTGCTCGGCCGCGTGCACGCCGACTTGCTGATCGGCCTCAGCTACGGCTGGTGGATCTCCAAGCACAACCGGCACCACTCCCACCCCAACCACGTCGACCGCGACCCGGACATCGAGGACGGCGCGATCGCCTTCACCGAGGACCAGGCCCGTGTGCGCAGCGGAGCGTACGCCTGGCTGGCCCGCCACCAGGCCTGGCTGTTCTTCCCGATGCTGCTTCTGGAGGGACTCGCCCTGCACGTCGCCGGCGTGCGGGCGCTGCTCGAGCGCACCGGTGCCCGTACGACGCGAAGGACGAAGCTGGCCGAGGCCGGCCTGCTGACGGCGCATCTCGGCGGCTACCTCGGCGCCGTGTTCTGGGTACTGCCTCCCCTGCAGGCCGTGTGCTTCGTCGCCGTGCACCAAGGGCTGTTCGGGCTGTACATGGGGTGCTCGTTCGCCCCCAACCACAAGGGCATGCCGCTGTTCGCCAAGGACGACAAGATCGATTTTCTTCGCCGACAGGTACTGACCTCACGCAACATCCGCGGTCGACGGCTCACCGACTTCATGCTCGGCGGGCTGAACTACCAGATCGAACACCACCTGTTCCCCTCCATGCCGCGGCCCAGCCTGCGCCATGCCCAAGAACTGGTGCGCTCCTTCTGCGCCCGGCACGGCATCGCCTACCACGAGACCGGGCTCTTCGACTCCTACGCCCAGGTGCTGCGGCACCTTCACACGGTCGCCGGCCCGCTGCGCCTGCGCCCCGAGCTGGAGTACTGA
- a CDS encoding cold-shock protein, whose protein sequence is MAQGTVKWFNPDKGFGFIAPDEGGADIFVHHSAIDTDGFRSLEENQRVEFTASQGPKGMQADQVRAL, encoded by the coding sequence ATGGCTCAAGGAACCGTGAAGTGGTTCAACCCGGACAAGGGATTCGGCTTCATCGCCCCCGATGAGGGCGGCGCCGACATCTTCGTCCACCACTCGGCGATCGACACGGATGGTTTCCGCTCCCTGGAGGAGAACCAGAGGGTGGAGTTCACCGCCAGCCAGGGCCCCAAGGGCATGCAGGCCGACCAGGTCCGCGCGCTCTGA
- a CDS encoding ATP-binding protein, whose translation MTTDLNALITRLRAAGGDCDDIEVKSAAGGLPQSLASTLSALANLPGGGTVVLGLDERTGFRPSPLTDPQALKQGLALKARSFTPPVRLTISDAEADGHPVVVAQVHECDPSAKPCRITASGASYLRGYDGDFQLSPLEEQAFLAARSAPRFDRSPVTDATIDDLDKELTAEFLSSVREHDPHGLGRFTDDSELLRRAGAVSPDSAPTVAGLLTLGVHPQQFFPRFVIQASAEPEDGYPTSSRARNQTTITGPIPRMLDAALDWARRSFDTTIVAAPDGTVRDQPDYPYIAFRELIANALVHRDLDHWSTGMAVEVRLRRDRLVMSNPGGLYGITVDRLGHDAVTSARNARLVALCQHARTPESGARVIEALATGIPTVTEALAHAGLPPARYMDAGIRFTVLLHRTVETPAAPQLHTNALRVYDALAAAPRSVAELQQQLDLTAPNIRKILRDLRERGLVEQLGGKGRSTTYRQRAS comes from the coding sequence GTGACGACCGACCTGAATGCACTGATCACACGTCTACGCGCCGCAGGGGGCGATTGCGACGACATCGAGGTGAAGTCCGCCGCCGGTGGGCTGCCCCAGTCGCTCGCCTCGACGCTCAGCGCGCTGGCCAACCTCCCTGGCGGCGGCACGGTCGTCCTGGGCCTCGACGAACGGACGGGGTTCCGCCCCTCCCCCTTGACCGACCCGCAGGCCCTGAAGCAGGGGCTCGCGCTCAAAGCCCGCTCCTTCACACCTCCGGTGCGTCTCACCATCAGCGATGCAGAGGCCGACGGCCATCCCGTGGTCGTTGCGCAGGTGCACGAATGCGATCCATCGGCCAAGCCATGCCGAATCACCGCATCCGGCGCCTCGTACCTCCGCGGGTACGACGGTGATTTCCAGCTCTCCCCTCTCGAGGAACAGGCCTTCCTGGCCGCACGCAGCGCACCCCGCTTCGACCGAAGCCCAGTCACAGACGCAACCATCGACGACCTTGACAAAGAGCTCACCGCCGAGTTCCTCAGCTCGGTACGGGAACACGACCCCCATGGCCTCGGCCGATTCACCGATGACAGCGAACTACTCCGCCGCGCAGGAGCCGTCTCCCCGGACAGCGCCCCCACCGTGGCAGGGCTGCTCACCCTCGGAGTACACCCCCAGCAGTTCTTCCCACGCTTCGTCATCCAAGCCTCTGCCGAACCCGAAGACGGCTACCCCACCTCCAGCCGGGCACGCAACCAAACCACCATCACCGGACCGATCCCCCGCATGCTCGACGCCGCCCTGGACTGGGCCCGACGCTCCTTCGACACGACCATCGTCGCGGCCCCGGACGGCACCGTCCGCGATCAGCCCGACTACCCCTACATCGCCTTCCGCGAACTGATCGCCAACGCACTCGTCCACCGCGATCTCGACCACTGGTCCACAGGTATGGCCGTCGAAGTACGCCTGCGCCGCGACCGGCTTGTGATGTCCAACCCCGGCGGCCTGTACGGAATCACCGTCGACCGCCTCGGCCACGACGCCGTCACCTCCGCCCGCAACGCCCGCCTCGTCGCCCTCTGCCAGCACGCCCGCACTCCTGAATCCGGCGCCCGCGTCATCGAAGCCCTCGCCACCGGAATCCCCACCGTCACCGAGGCGCTGGCCCACGCCGGACTGCCACCGGCCCGCTACATGGACGCGGGAATCCGCTTCACCGTCCTCCTGCACCGCACCGTGGAAACTCCCGCAGCTCCTCAGCTCCACACCAACGCGCTGCGGGTCTACGACGCCCTTGCCGCAGCGCCCCGCAGCGTCGCAGAGCTCCAACAACAACTCGACCTCACAGCACCCAACATCAGGAAGATCCTCCGCGACTTGCGCGAGCGGGGTCTCGTCGAGCAGCTCGGGGGGAAAGGGCGCTCCACGACGTACCGGCAACGCGCCTCGTAG
- the msrB gene encoding peptide-methionine (R)-S-oxide reductase MsrB: MSYDIEKPDEQWRAELTPAEYTVLRQAGTEPAFTGEYTDTKTKGVYSCRACGAELFTSDTKFESHCGWPSFYDPKSADNVELIADRSHGMVRTEVRCARCGSHLGHVFEGEGYPTPTDQRYCINSISLRLTADEG; the protein is encoded by the coding sequence ATGTCGTACGACATCGAAAAGCCGGACGAGCAGTGGCGAGCCGAGCTGACCCCGGCCGAGTACACGGTTCTGCGCCAGGCCGGCACGGAGCCCGCGTTCACCGGCGAGTACACCGACACCAAGACGAAGGGCGTCTACTCCTGCCGCGCCTGCGGCGCCGAACTGTTCACCTCCGACACGAAGTTCGAGTCCCACTGCGGCTGGCCTTCGTTCTACGACCCCAAGTCGGCGGACAACGTCGAGCTGATCGCGGACCGGTCACATGGGATGGTGCGGACGGAGGTGCGGTGCGCCCGGTGCGGCTCGCACCTGGGGCACGTCTTCGAAGGTGAGGGCTACCCGACGCCCACGGACCAGCGGTACTGCATCAACTCGATCTCGCTGCGGCTGACGGCTGACGAGGGCTGA